A portion of the Sphaerochaeta pleomorpha str. Grapes genome contains these proteins:
- a CDS encoding carbon starvation CstA family protein, with the protein MDVVLIMVLAFGGYIIAYKLYGEFIGKKIFQISNKNKTPAEEFEDGIDYVPTKKGIIFGHHFTSIAGTGPIVGPAIAVIWGWVPALIWVFVGSIVMGAVHDFSSLVMSLRNQGKSISEISAQYVSKRIRYVFFLIVFIELWLFLAILGMIIAVIFHMYPQAVFPVWMEIPIAITLGWAIYKRNANVTKVTTLAVVIMYITVILGHWIPLDMPVIGSMPATGTWTIILFIYAFIASTLPVTTLLQPRDYINAWELFVAMTVLILGIVVASFSGLHFVAPSVQAMPEGAPSLWPFLFITIACGAISGFHAVVASGTTAKQVAKEEDAKFVGYGSMLMEGALSVLVIIATTAGIGLAARGDTSAITGIAKWTEHYASWSSAAGLGAKVGAFVEGSANMISYIGIPKSLGLIIMGVFVASFAGTSLDTTARLQRYVIQELLGANRVGASEKNNFFTNKYGATILALLAAGLLAFSTGVDGTGALALWPLFGANNQALAALALFTASVYLRQTSGKKYLVTFIPACFMVFMTTWALISNEITYFGTGKVLLGTINLIILLIVAYVTIESLMAMFKKTAKVVLKPVKVS; encoded by the coding sequence ATGGATGTTGTATTGATTATGGTATTGGCCTTCGGTGGCTATATCATCGCATACAAACTATACGGTGAGTTTATCGGGAAAAAGATTTTTCAAATCTCCAACAAGAACAAAACCCCTGCTGAAGAATTCGAAGATGGTATCGACTACGTACCAACAAAAAAAGGAATCATTTTTGGACACCATTTCACTTCTATTGCCGGAACCGGCCCTATCGTAGGACCAGCAATCGCAGTAATCTGGGGATGGGTTCCAGCCTTGATCTGGGTATTTGTCGGATCAATCGTCATGGGTGCTGTGCATGACTTCTCCTCATTGGTCATGTCCTTAAGAAACCAAGGAAAGTCAATTTCCGAGATTTCGGCCCAATACGTAAGCAAAAGAATCCGGTATGTATTCTTCCTCATCGTATTCATCGAACTGTGGCTTTTCCTCGCTATCCTGGGAATGATCATTGCAGTCATTTTCCATATGTATCCACAGGCCGTATTCCCCGTTTGGATGGAAATCCCTATTGCCATTACCTTGGGCTGGGCAATTTACAAACGCAATGCAAACGTGACAAAGGTTACCACGTTGGCAGTTGTCATTATGTACATAACCGTAATCCTCGGCCACTGGATTCCCCTTGACATGCCAGTGATCGGAAGCATGCCAGCCACAGGGACCTGGACTATCATTTTGTTCATATATGCCTTTATCGCTTCCACCCTTCCAGTCACAACCTTGTTGCAACCCAGAGATTATATCAATGCCTGGGAACTGTTTGTTGCAATGACCGTGCTTATTCTTGGCATCGTCGTAGCATCGTTCAGCGGATTGCATTTTGTAGCCCCTAGCGTACAGGCAATGCCTGAGGGAGCTCCTTCTCTTTGGCCCTTCCTGTTCATTACAATCGCCTGTGGAGCCATTTCCGGTTTCCATGCGGTAGTAGCCTCGGGAACCACAGCCAAGCAGGTTGCCAAAGAAGAGGATGCCAAGTTTGTAGGATACGGTTCCATGTTGATGGAAGGTGCCCTTTCGGTTTTGGTTATCATAGCAACAACTGCCGGCATCGGGCTCGCGGCCCGCGGCGATACCTCTGCTATTACAGGTATTGCAAAATGGACTGAGCACTATGCTTCATGGAGTTCGGCTGCAGGATTGGGAGCTAAAGTCGGGGCCTTTGTCGAAGGGTCTGCCAATATGATCAGTTATATCGGGATTCCCAAATCCCTGGGTCTAATCATCATGGGCGTCTTTGTTGCATCCTTTGCAGGGACATCGCTCGATACAACAGCCCGTCTCCAGCGCTATGTCATCCAGGAATTGCTTGGGGCAAACCGTGTTGGTGCCTCCGAGAAAAACAATTTCTTCACGAATAAATATGGTGCTACGATCCTTGCTCTTCTCGCAGCAGGTCTGTTGGCATTCTCAACAGGTGTTGACGGCACCGGGGCTTTGGCTCTCTGGCCGCTATTCGGAGCAAACAACCAGGCTCTGGCAGCCCTTGCCCTGTTTACTGCATCAGTCTACTTGAGACAGACTAGTGGAAAGAAATACCTTGTAACTTTTATTCCTGCATGCTTTATGGTGTTCATGACAACCTGGGCCCTTATCAGCAACGAAATTACCTATTTCGGCACAGGCAAGGTTCTACTGGGTACCATAAACCTCATCATTTTACTAATTGTTGCCTATGTTACTATTGAAAGCCTCATGGCAATGTTCAAAAAGACTGCAAAAGTGGTTCTAAAACCAGTAAAGGTATCATAA
- a CDS encoding ArsA family ATPase, with amino-acid sequence MAQIHIYIGKGGVGKSTSSSLEALRFANDTDKKVLLVSMDPAHNLHDLFNTKLGEKQTKVSPNLSLSEFDLDKKSREYMASIQKELKGLYHYQQALNIDKYFNILKFAPGMEEYASLLVLEQCFDEKHYDEVLIDTPPTALTLKTLALPSVNLHWVDHLIEMREEIVQKKNCIANIRKENLNTLGEDPIFGRLLRMKKRYAKLKEQLQDKKITEICLVLNEDELSFSESLMIQEQLKSLSIGISKIIVNKGSVASQQTEIIANSFPQASLELIPLGEKPIQGLENLHSFSKEITMFRQ; translated from the coding sequence ATGGCACAGATACATATCTATATCGGAAAAGGCGGAGTCGGCAAGTCGACCAGTTCTTCGTTGGAAGCCCTTCGTTTTGCGAACGATACAGACAAAAAAGTCTTGCTGGTCTCTATGGACCCGGCCCACAACCTGCATGATCTTTTCAATACAAAACTCGGGGAAAAACAGACGAAAGTTTCTCCCAACCTTTCTCTCAGCGAGTTCGACCTGGACAAGAAAAGCCGAGAGTATATGGCATCTATCCAGAAAGAACTGAAAGGCCTGTACCACTATCAGCAGGCTCTCAATATTGATAAGTATTTCAACATCTTGAAATTTGCCCCAGGCATGGAAGAATATGCGTCCCTGTTGGTTCTTGAGCAATGTTTTGACGAGAAACACTATGATGAGGTCCTTATCGATACACCACCGACCGCGCTTACTTTGAAAACCCTCGCTTTGCCAAGTGTAAATCTCCATTGGGTCGATCATTTGATAGAAATGCGTGAAGAAATCGTCCAGAAAAAGAATTGCATAGCAAATATCAGGAAAGAAAACCTAAACACCCTTGGTGAAGACCCAATATTTGGCAGGTTGCTGCGAATGAAAAAACGCTATGCCAAGCTCAAGGAACAGCTGCAAGACAAAAAGATCACAGAGATTTGTCTGGTACTCAATGAAGATGAACTGAGTTTTTCCGAGAGCCTTATGATCCAGGAACAACTGAAATCACTTTCCATCGGTATCAGCAAGATAATTGTCAATAAAGGTTCAGTAGCGTCACAGCAGACTGAGATAATTGCAAACTCATTTCCACAGGCTTCCCTTGAACTGATCCCTTTAGGGGAAAAACCAATTCAGGGACTGGAAAACCTCCATTCCTTTTCAAAAGAAATCACGATGTTCAGACAATAA
- a CDS encoding aminopeptidase, translated as MEEILRRYARLIIKTQLKLERGDQLSINTEGSYMDFARLLAKIACEATLQTVNIVETNHGKVVQVIQMDPIEPEIFRPEVKGFVMCHIFSLDETPFQHDGKPKALANEVALLGSFGLLSEPVFLDRRIAVPWANIPLPGPNWASQLLDAEVTNLEMWNLFAMIFRLEDDNASSFWESQANLLHFRKQKLNKLGPVELNLTGSGWSLKTTKAPNTLWAGGMNTVSSGRKFIPALPMQNVFASLDCTLSNGTIASSRSFLLFGQTVEDATFTIEGGKVTSFSATKGKEALEAFFAIDEGARQVAEISLADNDTLESHYLEKGVHVHFNRAMTSNIAFGGFTLASLTDQDSDEAIDDSHLSRSLVRLEIPVGSNSLSVTALNGEGDMTTLMEEGVFID; from the coding sequence ATGGAAGAAATACTGAGGCGGTACGCCCGTCTGATAATAAAGACTCAATTGAAACTGGAGAGAGGCGACCAGCTCTCCATCAATACAGAAGGTAGCTACATGGACTTTGCCAGACTGTTGGCAAAGATTGCATGCGAAGCCACCTTGCAGACCGTGAATATTGTGGAAACCAACCATGGGAAGGTTGTGCAGGTCATCCAGATGGACCCCATCGAACCGGAAATCTTCAGGCCGGAGGTAAAAGGGTTCGTCATGTGCCATATTTTCAGTCTTGACGAAACGCCCTTCCAGCATGACGGAAAACCGAAGGCACTCGCCAATGAGGTAGCCTTGCTCGGTTCCTTCGGCTTGCTGAGCGAACCGGTGTTCCTCGACCGCCGCATTGCAGTTCCCTGGGCAAATATCCCACTCCCGGGACCAAACTGGGCCTCACAGCTTCTCGATGCAGAGGTAACGAACCTCGAAATGTGGAATTTGTTTGCCATGATATTCCGCCTTGAGGACGACAATGCTTCAAGCTTCTGGGAAAGCCAGGCTAACCTATTGCATTTCCGCAAGCAGAAACTGAACAAATTGGGTCCTGTAGAACTTAATCTGACAGGATCGGGATGGTCGCTCAAGACAACTAAAGCACCTAACACCCTCTGGGCAGGTGGAATGAACACAGTTTCCTCGGGAAGGAAGTTTATTCCTGCCCTACCTATGCAAAACGTCTTTGCTTCCCTCGATTGCACGCTTTCAAATGGAACCATTGCGAGTTCCCGGTCGTTTTTACTCTTTGGCCAGACGGTAGAGGATGCCACCTTTACCATTGAGGGAGGAAAGGTAACCTCCTTTTCAGCAACCAAGGGCAAAGAAGCCCTCGAAGCCTTCTTTGCCATAGACGAAGGGGCAAGACAGGTAGCCGAGATTTCCCTCGCTGACAACGATACCCTGGAAAGCCATTACCTTGAAAAAGGGGTGCATGTACACTTCAACAGGGCAATGACCAGCAACATCGCATTCGGAGGGTTTACGCTTGCTTCTTTGACCGACCAGGACTCAGACGAAGCTATCGATGACTCTCACCTCTCACGTTCTTTGGTACGGCTTGAAATCCCTGTAGGCAGCAACAGTCTCTCGGTAACAGCCTTAAACGGTGAAGGTGACATGACTACCTTGATGGAAGAAGGTGTATTCATAGACTAG
- a CDS encoding aminopeptidase: MDQKLIESYADLVVRRGINLQKNKSVAILSGPGTYYFARALAKAAYRAGALHTQIFLDDLDILSERLKYQDTDQLRENPAFLKSFDYEMCAENWGYIRIDSTEDRLDHAPLDREKNQILGTAKRQFSSTRFDKLMRHQLPWCVCCAPGPRWAKQVLGDEATEDDMMEVLKPILLLDQGDPIAAWDEHDRKIKERQQKLNSLHIDSLHFKSPVTDFTIGFDSHSRFIGGSENLPDSRVFFPNIPSEELFTTPHMLRADGYITTTRPVSVLNARTEEIRLEFKDGKVVDYSAKVGKDVMDAFFSIDEGTRRIGECALVDETNPIAKSKLVFDSILLDENASCHIALGDAYPSCLTNGETLTTKEDLHKNGCNTSLMHVDFMVGSKQMQITAKTREGEEVELMRNGVLVF, encoded by the coding sequence ATGGATCAAAAACTCATTGAATCGTATGCAGACCTTGTCGTAAGACGAGGTATCAATCTGCAGAAAAACAAAAGCGTCGCAATTCTCAGCGGTCCTGGCACGTATTATTTTGCCAGGGCCCTGGCTAAGGCTGCCTATCGTGCCGGAGCCTTGCATACTCAGATTTTTCTCGATGACCTGGATATACTCTCAGAGAGACTTAAATACCAGGATACCGATCAGCTGAGAGAAAACCCTGCTTTTTTGAAAAGCTTCGACTATGAGATGTGTGCTGAAAACTGGGGATATATTCGCATTGACAGCACTGAAGACAGGCTGGACCATGCGCCCTTGGACAGGGAAAAAAACCAGATACTGGGAACTGCTAAACGCCAGTTCTCCTCGACCAGGTTCGACAAACTCATGCGGCACCAGTTGCCTTGGTGTGTCTGCTGTGCCCCAGGGCCACGCTGGGCTAAGCAGGTGCTCGGTGACGAGGCTACAGAGGATGATATGATGGAAGTCCTCAAACCGATTCTCCTACTCGACCAGGGTGATCCTATAGCGGCCTGGGATGAACATGACCGGAAAATCAAAGAACGGCAGCAAAAGCTCAACAGCCTTCATATTGACAGCCTGCACTTTAAAAGCCCAGTTACAGATTTTACCATTGGCTTCGATTCCCACTCACGCTTTATCGGCGGGTCGGAAAACCTTCCCGATTCCAGGGTCTTTTTCCCCAATATCCCGAGCGAGGAACTGTTTACAACACCCCATATGCTCAGAGCCGACGGATATATCACCACCACCCGCCCTGTGTCAGTACTCAATGCAAGAACCGAGGAGATCCGTCTGGAATTCAAGGATGGCAAGGTTGTGGATTATTCTGCCAAAGTCGGAAAAGACGTGATGGATGCATTCTTCTCCATTGATGAAGGAACCAGACGCATCGGCGAATGTGCCTTAGTTGATGAAACGAATCCCATCGCAAAAAGCAAATTGGTTTTTGATTCTATCCTGCTTGATGAGAATGCTTCCTGCCACATTGCACTGGGAGATGCCTATCCTTCGTGCTTGACCAACGGGGAAACCCTTACCACGAAAGAGGATCTGCATAAAAATGGTTGCAATACCTCTTTGATGCATGTTGATTTCATGGTTGGTTCGAAACAGATGCAGATTACTGCCAAGACAAGGGAAGGCGAAGAGGTCGAGCTGATGAGAAACGGAGTGCTCGTCTTCTAG
- a CDS encoding type III pantothenate kinase — MLFAVDIGNTNIVIAVHDGKDWVHSFRIYSDQRKTTDEYFVVLDSLISHAGLHTDDIDRAVISSVVPNLTRSIQKNVVRLFDVQPLMVDRFVNTGLKNDSIPQELGSDLICNLAQAHFMHPESAVVVIDFGTALTFSTVDQDGTVLGASIAPGLVTAVNALFGNTAQLPQVELKVPSSVIGRNSQDSIRSGIMFGYAGMVTSIIEKTEQELEREVYVIATGGLSRTIAPLISRLNQVSPMHTLDGLKLISDLN; from the coding sequence ATGCTCTTTGCTGTAGATATCGGGAACACGAATATAGTAATTGCCGTCCATGACGGAAAAGACTGGGTCCATTCCTTTCGTATCTATAGCGACCAGCGGAAGACTACCGACGAATATTTCGTTGTGCTCGATAGCCTCATCTCCCATGCAGGGTTGCATACTGACGATATTGACCGGGCTGTAATCAGCTCGGTCGTACCGAACCTCACCCGTTCCATTCAGAAAAATGTCGTACGTCTGTTTGACGTTCAGCCCTTGATGGTCGATCGATTCGTCAATACCGGTTTGAAAAATGATTCCATTCCCCAGGAACTCGGCTCTGACTTAATCTGTAATTTGGCTCAAGCTCATTTCATGCATCCTGAAAGCGCTGTAGTCGTAATCGACTTCGGTACAGCTTTGACCTTCAGTACGGTAGACCAGGATGGTACTGTTTTGGGTGCATCCATTGCACCTGGGCTTGTAACAGCGGTAAATGCCTTGTTTGGCAATACTGCCCAGCTTCCCCAGGTTGAATTGAAAGTCCCTTCTTCCGTGATAGGCCGCAATAGCCAAGACTCTATCAGGAGCGGGATCATGTTCGGGTATGCAGGGATGGTTACCTCGATCATCGAGAAAACCGAGCAGGAACTTGAGAGAGAAGTGTATGTAATCGCTACCGGAGGCTTGAGCCGGACCATAGCCCCGCTCATCTCGCGTCTCAATCAGGTCTCCCCGATGCATACGCTCGATGGGCTGAAGCTAATCTCCGACCTCAACTAG
- a CDS encoding ABC-F family ATP-binding cassette domain-containing protein — MITASNIGLSYGTQVLFKEVNIKFTPGNCYGIIGANGAGKSTFLKILSGEIEPDTGEVIISTGQRMAVLRQDHFAFNNYSVLETVIMGYEELYAVMKERDEVYAKEDFTEADGLRAAELEGDFADMGGWEAEAQAAQMLDGLGISTDLQGKKMTEVEDNVKVRVLLAQALFGNPDILLLDEPTNHLDLESIHWLEEFLANFDNTVIVVSHDRHFLNSVCTHVADIDFGKIQLYVGNYDFWYLSSQLAAKQMKDDKKRREEKISELKEFIQRFSSNVAKAKQATSRKKLIDKLTIDDIKPSSRRFPYIAFKPLRDVGRNILEVRGLSKTVEGVKVLDNFDLVVNAGDKIAFVGPDHFAKTVLFEILCGNMEPDEGTFTWGVTTSLSYFPKNNASLFTEHLSITDWLRTYSVDKDDTYVRSFLGRLLFSGDEALKDCTVLSGGEKVRCVLARMMLQQANCLIFDEPTSHLDLESISALNDGLIEFTGVILFNSHDHQFVDTIANRIVEFTPGGTIDRMISFEDYFNDATIKALRDEKYATASHTVAL, encoded by the coding sequence ATGATTACTGCATCGAACATTGGACTTTCTTACGGAACCCAGGTTCTGTTCAAAGAAGTAAATATAAAATTTACACCGGGCAACTGCTATGGCATTATCGGTGCCAACGGTGCTGGAAAATCAACTTTCCTGAAAATCCTGTCAGGAGAGATTGAACCTGATACTGGTGAGGTAATCATCTCTACCGGTCAACGTATGGCCGTATTGAGACAGGATCACTTTGCTTTCAACAATTATTCCGTTTTGGAAACCGTTATCATGGGGTATGAAGAACTCTATGCCGTGATGAAGGAACGGGATGAAGTCTATGCCAAAGAAGACTTTACTGAAGCAGATGGCCTTCGTGCCGCTGAGCTGGAAGGTGATTTTGCCGATATGGGCGGCTGGGAAGCAGAAGCCCAGGCAGCCCAGATGCTTGATGGCCTAGGAATCTCAACTGACCTCCAGGGCAAGAAAATGACTGAGGTTGAAGACAATGTCAAGGTCCGTGTACTGTTGGCCCAGGCTCTTTTCGGGAACCCCGATATCCTGTTGCTTGACGAACCTACCAACCACCTTGACCTTGAGTCCATCCATTGGCTTGAAGAATTCCTTGCCAATTTCGACAATACCGTTATCGTAGTCAGCCATGACCGTCACTTCCTCAACAGCGTCTGTACCCATGTCGCTGACATTGACTTTGGAAAAATCCAGCTGTATGTAGGTAACTATGATTTCTGGTACCTTTCCAGCCAGCTTGCAGCAAAGCAAATGAAGGATGACAAGAAGAGAAGGGAAGAGAAAATTTCCGAGTTGAAGGAATTCATCCAGAGATTCTCCTCCAATGTAGCAAAGGCCAAGCAGGCTACCAGCCGTAAGAAATTGATCGACAAGCTTACCATCGACGATATCAAGCCCTCCTCACGCCGTTTCCCTTATATTGCCTTCAAGCCCCTTCGGGATGTCGGAAGGAATATTCTGGAAGTCCGTGGCCTGAGCAAGACGGTCGAAGGGGTGAAAGTCCTCGATAACTTCGACTTAGTCGTAAATGCGGGGGACAAAATAGCTTTTGTAGGTCCCGACCATTTTGCAAAGACTGTCCTGTTCGAAATACTCTGTGGGAATATGGAACCGGATGAAGGGACATTCACCTGGGGGGTCACTACAAGCCTGTCCTACTTCCCCAAGAACAATGCAAGCCTCTTTACCGAACATCTTTCCATTACCGATTGGCTGCGCACCTATAGCGTAGACAAGGATGACACCTATGTGCGTTCCTTCCTTGGCCGGTTGCTCTTCTCAGGTGATGAAGCCCTCAAAGATTGTACGGTTCTCAGCGGAGGCGAGAAAGTACGTTGTGTACTAGCCCGCATGATGCTCCAGCAGGCCAACTGCCTGATCTTTGATGAACCGACCAGCCATCTGGACCTGGAATCTATCAGTGCCCTCAATGACGGCCTTATCGAATTTACCGGAGTAATCCTTTTCAATAGCCATGACCATCAGTTTGTAGACACCATTGCAAATAGGATTGTCGAGTTTACACCCGGCGGTACAATCGACAGGATGATTTCCTTCGAGGATTATTTCAATGACGCTACTATCAAGGCTCTGCGTGATGAGAAATATGCAACGGCTAGCCACACGGTAGCCCTGTAA
- a CDS encoding adenine phosphoribosyltransferase, with product MDTHYDLDSVIRKVPDFPKPGVLFYDITGILAVPDAFRYCIDRLEEMCKDRSIDAIAGIEARGFIFAAPLAERLGVPLALVRKLGKLPGKAYEKSFELEYGCDTVCVHEVDVVAGTNVLLVDDLIATGGTLKAAASLFEEHGANVVGFLGVIGLPFLDYAQVLEGYPVDVLLEYNGE from the coding sequence ATGGACACACACTATGATTTGGACAGCGTAATTCGAAAAGTTCCCGATTTTCCGAAACCGGGAGTACTCTTTTACGATATTACGGGTATTTTGGCGGTTCCCGATGCATTCAGGTATTGTATCGACCGTTTGGAAGAAATGTGCAAGGACCGATCCATCGATGCCATTGCCGGTATTGAGGCCCGGGGCTTTATTTTTGCAGCCCCTTTGGCAGAACGCCTGGGTGTACCCTTGGCCTTGGTCAGGAAATTGGGAAAACTTCCCGGGAAGGCCTACGAAAAAAGCTTTGAGCTTGAGTATGGCTGTGATACGGTATGCGTCCATGAAGTTGATGTCGTCGCAGGAACAAATGTGTTGCTCGTCGATGATCTCATTGCTACGGGGGGAACCTTGAAAGCCGCTGCATCTCTTTTTGAGGAACATGGGGCGAATGTGGTCGGGTTCCTTGGCGTTATCGGACTTCCGTTCCTTGATTACGCCCAGGTTCTGGAAGGCTACCCCGTTGATGTGCTTCTTGAGTATAACGGAGAATAA
- the tsaD gene encoding tRNA (adenosine(37)-N6)-threonylcarbamoyltransferase complex transferase subunit TsaD — MNVLGIETSCDECSAAVVRDGREILSNVIATQIELHKPYEGVVPELASRLHTEWIAQVVQSAIAKAGLTNDDIDAVAVTNRPGLLGSLLVGLNFAKGFAATLNVPFITIDHIRAHLYASQIEHPLEYPYLGVLVSGGHTVICRVEGYDQIEVLGTTIDDAIGEAFDKVAKHYGLGYPGGVVIDRLSKNGNPNAFLFPGAGLNKGDHPYDISYSGLKTAVINQLDKFWDGESEKSPENISASFQRTAVGMLLKRVRLALDDTKLVRISAGGGVAANSLLRSELKNMEKGGFEVSFPSLKLCTDNGAMIAGLAYRYLSDGVRSGFDETASARVSAFKKNYP; from the coding sequence ATGAACGTATTGGGAATCGAGACTTCCTGTGATGAATGTTCTGCTGCGGTCGTGCGCGATGGACGAGAGATTCTCAGCAATGTAATCGCTACACAGATTGAATTGCACAAACCCTATGAAGGGGTTGTCCCTGAGCTTGCTTCCCGTTTGCATACCGAATGGATTGCTCAGGTTGTGCAGTCAGCTATAGCAAAGGCAGGTCTTACCAATGATGATATCGATGCAGTTGCGGTGACAAATCGTCCTGGACTGCTGGGTTCCCTGTTGGTAGGCCTGAATTTTGCAAAAGGTTTTGCAGCGACGCTCAATGTCCCTTTTATTACCATCGACCATATAAGGGCGCATCTCTATGCCTCCCAGATTGAGCATCCCTTGGAATATCCCTATCTTGGCGTTCTGGTATCAGGTGGCCATACGGTAATATGCCGTGTGGAAGGGTATGACCAGATTGAAGTGCTGGGGACGACCATAGATGATGCTATAGGCGAGGCCTTCGATAAAGTGGCAAAGCACTATGGACTGGGATACCCGGGGGGGGTGGTAATAGATCGTCTCTCAAAGAACGGTAATCCCAATGCCTTTCTCTTTCCGGGAGCGGGCCTGAATAAAGGTGACCATCCCTATGATATTTCCTATAGCGGTTTGAAAACCGCCGTTATTAACCAGCTTGACAAGTTTTGGGATGGCGAAAGTGAAAAGAGCCCGGAAAATATTTCAGCATCCTTCCAGCGTACTGCGGTCGGCATGCTCCTCAAACGTGTCCGGCTTGCCCTTGATGATACCAAACTGGTCCGTATCAGCGCAGGTGGCGGGGTTGCGGCAAACAGCCTGCTCCGCAGTGAATTGAAAAATATGGAGAAGGGTGGATTTGAAGTATCATTCCCCTCTTTGAAATTATGTACCGACAATGGGGCAATGATTGCTGGACTTGCGTACCGCTATCTGAGCGATGGCGTTCGTTCCGGTTTCGACGAGACTGCAAGTGCCCGTGTAAGTGCATTTAAGAAAAACTACCCCTGA
- a CDS encoding MBL fold metallo-hydrolase, which translates to MELALIGCTFSEVIKRIVFHPDHVHRGSLKAIKHRYGHVEIIASASETAYSNGTKPTLRLVQADAFNQTLSGPSREFGGKFSAYLRTIEPCPVDTELTKEGDVAEGVRAIFTSGHTPGHISLYLEENRILLAGDALAIEDGNFVTAKPPYGTIAKKTDLRLILRFKAFRLIIVLGPWILLLRKR; encoded by the coding sequence ATGGAATTGGCATTGATTGGGTGTACCTTCTCTGAGGTGATAAAACGTATTGTTTTCCATCCAGATCATGTTCATAGGGGGTCCTTGAAAGCAATAAAGCATAGATATGGGCATGTAGAGATTATCGCAAGTGCCTCAGAGACGGCGTATAGCAATGGTACAAAGCCAACCTTGCGGCTTGTACAGGCAGATGCCTTTAACCAAACACTCAGCGGACCTTCCAGGGAATTTGGGGGAAAATTTTCTGCTTATCTGAGAACGATCGAACCCTGTCCTGTTGATACTGAACTCACCAAGGAAGGGGATGTTGCCGAGGGAGTACGTGCAATCTTCACCTCTGGGCATACTCCTGGGCATATATCATTGTATCTGGAAGAAAACAGAATACTGCTTGCCGGGGATGCCTTGGCTATTGAGGATGGGAACTTTGTCACTGCAAAACCACCGTATGGAACAATTGCAAAAAAAACGGACTTACGGTTAATACTTCGCTTTAAGGCATTCCGTCTTATCATCGTCCTGGGTCCGTGGATTTTGCTTTTACGCAAGCGGTAA